A genomic window from Triticum urartu cultivar G1812 chromosome 7, Tu2.1, whole genome shotgun sequence includes:
- the LOC125520405 gene encoding peptidyl-prolyl cis-trans isomerase CYP18-1, with the protein MSVTLHTNLGDIKVEVHCDQVPRTAENFLALCASGYYDGTVFHRNIKGFMVQGGDPTGTGKGGASIWGGKFADEFREALKHGARGTLSMANSGPNTNGSQFFITYAKQPHLNGHYTVFAKVIHGFEVLDLMEKTPTGPADRPLAEIRLNRVTVHANPLAG; encoded by the exons ATG TCGGTGACGCTGCACACGAACCTGGGGGACATCAAGGTGGAGGTGCACTGCGACCAGGTGCCGCGGACGGCGGAGAACTTCCTGGCCCTCTGCGCCAGCGGCTACTACGACGGCACCGTCTTCCACCGCAACATCAAGGGGTTCATGGTGCAGGGCGGCGACCCGACGGGGACGGGCAAGGGGGGCGCGTCCATCTGGGGCGGCAAGTTCGCGGACGAGTTCCGGGAGGCGCTCAAGCACGGCGCCCGGGGCACCCTCTCCATGGCCAACTCCGGGCCCAACACCAACGGCAGCCAGTTCTTCATCACCTACGCCAAGCAGCCCCACCTCAACGGCCACTACACCGTGTTCGCCAAGGTCATCCACGGCTTCGAGGTGCTGGACCTCATGGAGAAGACCCCCACCGGCCCAGCCGACCGCCCCCTCGCCGAGATCCGCCTCAACCGCGTCACCGTCCACGCCAACCCGCTCGCCGGGTAG